From one Microbacterium aurum genomic stretch:
- the sucB gene encoding 2-oxoglutarate dehydrogenase, E2 component, dihydrolipoamide succinyltransferase, with translation MSTSVVLPALGESVTEGTVTRWLKKVGDTIQADEGLLEISTDKVDTEIPSPVSGVIEEILVQEDETVEVGAVLAKIGDGSGQPTGDEAPAAEQAAPAEAPAAPTQEAAPAQEAAPAEAPAAPAQEAAPAQDAVPAASGDAKDVVLPELGESVTEGTVTRWLKQVGDDVAVDEPLLEISTDKVDTEIPSPVAGTLQEILVAEDETVAVGATLARIGSGAPAAAAPAAPAPAAEAPAPAEAPAPAEAPAAAEAPAPAEAPAAAEAPAPTPAPAPAAAPAPAAAPAPAAEAPAAAAADDDVTTYVTPLVRRLAQQQGVDLASVTGTGVGGRIRKEDVLKAAEAAQGGATPAAAPAAAAPAPVEVSPLRGTTQPMSRLRKVLAERAVASMQQTAQLTTVVKVDVTKVAAYRSAVQADFVAKTGGKLSFLPFFVLAAAEALQAYPVINATVNGTDIVYPPTENISIAVDTERGLLTPVLRDAGGKTLADISTEIADLAARTRDNKLKPDELAGGTFTVTNTGSRGALFDTPVVFLPQSAILGTGAVVKEPGVVKVDGVEAIGIRSYVYLALSYDHRIVDGADAARFLGAVKSRLETADFEGNLGI, from the coding sequence ATGAGCACATCCGTGGTCCTCCCCGCGCTCGGCGAGAGCGTCACCGAGGGAACGGTCACCCGCTGGCTCAAGAAGGTCGGTGACACGATCCAGGCCGACGAGGGCCTGCTCGAGATCTCGACCGACAAGGTCGACACGGAGATCCCCTCCCCCGTCAGCGGCGTCATCGAAGAGATCCTCGTCCAGGAGGACGAGACCGTCGAGGTCGGCGCCGTCCTCGCCAAGATCGGCGACGGATCGGGCCAGCCCACGGGCGACGAGGCTCCCGCCGCGGAGCAGGCCGCGCCCGCCGAGGCCCCCGCCGCTCCGACGCAGGAGGCGGCCCCGGCTCAGGAGGCCGCTCCGGCCGAGGCCCCCGCGGCGCCGGCTCAGGAAGCCGCTCCGGCTCAGGATGCCGTGCCGGCTGCCTCCGGCGATGCCAAGGACGTCGTGCTCCCCGAACTCGGTGAGAGCGTCACCGAGGGAACGGTCACCCGCTGGCTCAAGCAGGTCGGCGACGACGTCGCCGTCGACGAGCCGCTGCTGGAGATCTCCACCGACAAGGTCGACACCGAGATCCCCTCGCCCGTCGCCGGCACGCTCCAGGAGATCCTGGTGGCCGAGGACGAGACCGTCGCCGTCGGTGCGACCCTGGCTCGCATCGGCTCGGGCGCTCCCGCCGCGGCGGCGCCCGCCGCTCCGGCCCCGGCGGCGGAGGCGCCCGCTCCCGCTGAGGCGCCCGCTCCCGCTGAGGCTCCTGCGGCTGCTGAGGCGCCTGCTCCCGCGGAGGCTCCTGCCGCTGCTGAGGCGCCTGCCCCCACTCCCGCTCCGGCTCCGGCCGCTGCTCCGGCCCCGGCCGCAGCGCCTGCCCCGGCGGCGGAGGCGCCCGCCGCGGCTGCGGCAGATGACGACGTCACGACCTACGTGACTCCGCTCGTGCGGCGCCTCGCTCAGCAGCAGGGCGTCGACCTCGCGTCGGTCACGGGCACTGGCGTCGGTGGGCGCATCCGCAAGGAAGACGTCCTGAAGGCCGCCGAGGCGGCGCAGGGTGGCGCGACGCCCGCGGCCGCACCGGCCGCCGCCGCACCGGCACCGGTCGAGGTGTCCCCGCTGCGCGGCACCACGCAGCCGATGTCGCGCCTGCGCAAGGTGCTCGCCGAGCGGGCCGTCGCGTCGATGCAGCAGACCGCGCAGTTGACGACGGTGGTGAAGGTCGACGTCACGAAGGTCGCCGCCTACCGCAGTGCCGTCCAGGCGGACTTCGTCGCCAAGACCGGTGGCAAGCTCTCGTTCCTGCCGTTCTTCGTCCTTGCGGCCGCCGAGGCGCTGCAGGCCTACCCCGTCATCAACGCGACCGTCAACGGCACGGACATCGTCTACCCGCCGACGGAGAACATCTCCATCGCCGTGGACACCGAGCGCGGTCTGCTGACGCCGGTGCTGCGCGACGCGGGCGGCAAGACGCTGGCCGACATCTCCACCGAGATCGCCGACCTCGCCGCGCGGACGCGCGACAACAAGCTGAAGCCCGACGAGCTCGCCGGCGGCACCTTCACGGTGACCAACACCGGTTCGCGCGGTGCCCTCTTCGACACGCCGGTGGTCTTCCTGCCCCAGTCGGCGATCCTCGGCACCGGCGCGGTCGTCAAGGAGCCGGGCGTGGTGAAGGTCGACGGTGTGGAAGCCATCGGCATCCGCTCCTACGTGTACCTGGCGCTGTCGTACGATCACCGCATCGTCGACGGGGCGGACGCGGCTCGGTTCCTGGGTGCGGTGAAGTCGCGCCTGGAGACGGCTGACTTCGAGGGCAACCTCGGCATCTGA
- a CDS encoding DUF7455 domain-containing protein, with protein sequence MSMSTTAEPVLEYRLTATDRCDSCGAQAYIAAEVNGSELLFCAHHGRKYEEKLREVATSWHDETARLAEAR encoded by the coding sequence ATGAGCATGTCGACCACTGCAGAGCCCGTCCTCGAGTACCGCCTGACCGCCACCGATCGGTGCGACTCGTGCGGTGCGCAGGCGTACATCGCCGCCGAGGTCAACGGCAGCGAGCTGCTGTTCTGCGCTCACCACGGCCGCAAGTACGAGGAGAAGCTGCGCGAGGTCGCGACCTCGTGGCACGACGAGACGGCACGTCTGGCCGAAGCCCGCTGA
- a CDS encoding RNA polymerase sigma factor yields MTSGTKTTRTRKVDETEAAEPATEQATVKPATGAKTARTAAKAPAKAKAPAKAKAAPKKASKATASDEDDEEIDDDVELDETDIDADDSDDAEETPAAAKGAKKADAEEDDDEDEEGTTKPAFTEPLPTGAIVISSSDEDDVPVYSTQITGATADPVKDYLKQIGKVPLLNAAEEVELAMRIEAGLFAEEKLSHMSAAEKSSQLGLDLQWVARDGQRAKSHLLGANLRLVVSLAKRYTGRGMQFLDLIQEGNLGLIRAVEKFDYTKGFKFSTYATWWIRQAITRAMADQARTIRIPVHMVEVINKLARVQRQMLQDLGREPTPEELSRELDMTPEKVIEVQKYGREPISLHTPLGEDGDSEFGDLIEDTEAVVPADAVGFTMLQRQLESLLDSLSEREAGVIRMRFGLGDGQPKTLDQIGDTFGVTRERIRQIESKTMAKLRHPSRSQSLRDYLE; encoded by the coding sequence GTGACCTCAGGCACGAAGACCACCCGCACTCGCAAGGTCGACGAGACCGAAGCTGCGGAGCCCGCCACGGAACAGGCGACGGTGAAGCCCGCCACGGGTGCCAAGACGGCACGCACCGCGGCGAAGGCACCCGCGAAGGCCAAGGCTCCGGCCAAGGCGAAGGCAGCCCCCAAGAAGGCTTCCAAGGCCACGGCGTCCGACGAGGACGACGAGGAGATCGACGACGACGTCGAACTCGATGAGACCGACATCGACGCGGACGACAGCGACGACGCCGAGGAGACCCCGGCCGCCGCGAAGGGCGCGAAGAAGGCCGACGCCGAAGAGGACGACGACGAGGACGAGGAGGGCACGACCAAGCCCGCCTTCACCGAACCGCTGCCCACTGGCGCGATCGTCATCTCCTCGAGCGACGAGGACGACGTCCCGGTGTACTCGACGCAGATCACCGGTGCGACGGCAGACCCCGTCAAGGACTACCTCAAGCAGATCGGCAAGGTGCCGCTGCTGAACGCGGCCGAAGAGGTCGAGCTCGCGATGCGTATCGAGGCGGGCCTGTTCGCCGAGGAGAAGCTGTCGCACATGTCGGCGGCGGAGAAGTCCTCGCAGCTGGGACTGGACCTGCAGTGGGTCGCCCGCGACGGCCAGCGCGCCAAGAGCCATCTGCTCGGCGCGAACCTCCGCCTCGTGGTCTCCCTCGCCAAGCGCTACACCGGCCGCGGAATGCAGTTCCTGGACCTCATCCAGGAGGGCAACCTCGGTCTCATCCGCGCGGTCGAGAAGTTCGACTACACCAAGGGCTTCAAGTTCTCGACGTACGCGACGTGGTGGATCCGTCAGGCGATCACCCGCGCCATGGCCGACCAGGCGCGCACCATCCGCATCCCCGTTCATATGGTCGAGGTCATCAACAAGCTCGCCCGCGTGCAGCGTCAGATGCTGCAGGACCTGGGCCGCGAGCCCACGCCCGAAGAGCTCTCCCGCGAACTCGACATGACCCCGGAGAAGGTCATCGAGGTGCAGAAGTACGGCCGCGAGCCGATCTCCCTGCACACGCCCCTCGGCGAGGACGGCGACAGCGAGTTCGGCGACCTCATCGAGGACACCGAGGCCGTCGTCCCGGCCGACGCGGTCGGCTTCACCATGCTGCAGCGTCAGCTCGAATCCCTCCTCGACTCGCTCAGCGAGCGTGAGGCGGGCGTCATCCGCATGCGCTTCGGTCTCGGCGACGGCCAGCCGAAGACCCTCGACCAGATCGGCGACACGTTCGGCGTCACGCGCGAGCGCATCCGCCAGATCGAGTCGAAGACGATGGCCAAGCTTCGTCACCCGTCGCGGTCGCAGTCGCTGCGGGACTACCTCGAATGA
- the lpdA gene encoding dihydrolipoyl dehydrogenase, with protein MTDHVSDLVILGGGSAGYAAALRAAELGRSVVLVEQDRLGGTCLHRGCIPTKALLHSAEVADQVRAAASVGIGATLEGVDAEAVAAFRERIVAKKFAGLEGLVRARGITVVAGVGRLVVDADGPAVAVGDDRYRGADVLLATGSYTRTLPGLELAGRVIGSEQALALREVPASVIVLGGGVIGVEFASAWRSLGAEVTILEALDHLVPVEDVAASKALERAFRKRGITARLGARFASVSQTDAGVTVTLEDGGQLSADYLLVAVGRGPATAGMGFEEAGIALDRGFVTVDARLQTSVPHVWAAGDIVPGLQLAHRGFQQGIFVAEEIAGLNPVAVAEHTIPRITYSHPEVASVGVTEEAARAEHGDAVVAYEYNLAGNGRSEIIGTSGIAKVVRVADGPVLGVHLVGDRVGELITEGQLAVAWEAHPEDIAPLLHAHPTQSEALGEAFLALAGKPLHAL; from the coding sequence ATGACCGACCATGTCAGCGACCTCGTGATCCTGGGCGGCGGGTCCGCCGGCTATGCCGCGGCACTGCGCGCAGCCGAGCTCGGGCGCTCCGTCGTGCTCGTCGAGCAGGATCGGCTGGGCGGCACGTGCCTGCATCGCGGGTGCATTCCGACGAAGGCACTCCTGCACTCCGCGGAGGTCGCCGATCAGGTGCGCGCGGCGGCGTCGGTGGGCATCGGCGCGACGCTCGAGGGGGTCGACGCCGAGGCGGTCGCCGCGTTCCGAGAGCGGATCGTCGCGAAGAAGTTCGCGGGTCTCGAAGGCCTCGTCCGGGCTCGCGGCATCACGGTCGTCGCCGGTGTCGGCCGGCTTGTCGTCGACGCCGACGGGCCGGCGGTCGCCGTCGGAGACGACCGGTACCGCGGCGCCGACGTCCTGCTCGCGACCGGCTCGTACACCCGCACCCTGCCGGGCCTCGAGCTCGCCGGTCGCGTCATCGGCAGCGAGCAGGCCCTCGCGTTGCGGGAGGTCCCGGCATCCGTCATCGTGCTCGGCGGCGGGGTCATCGGCGTCGAGTTCGCCAGCGCGTGGCGCTCGCTGGGCGCCGAGGTCACGATCCTCGAAGCCCTCGACCACCTCGTGCCCGTGGAGGATGTGGCCGCCAGCAAGGCGCTCGAACGCGCCTTCCGCAAGCGCGGCATCACGGCGCGGCTCGGCGCGCGGTTCGCCTCGGTGTCGCAGACGGATGCCGGGGTCACGGTCACGCTGGAAGACGGTGGACAGCTGTCGGCGGACTACCTGCTGGTCGCGGTCGGACGCGGTCCCGCGACCGCCGGAATGGGGTTCGAGGAAGCGGGCATCGCCCTCGACCGCGGCTTCGTCACCGTGGACGCGCGGCTGCAGACCAGCGTGCCGCATGTCTGGGCCGCCGGCGACATCGTCCCCGGCCTCCAGCTCGCGCATCGCGGATTCCAGCAGGGCATCTTCGTCGCGGAGGAGATCGCCGGATTGAACCCGGTGGCGGTGGCCGAGCACACGATCCCGCGCATCACGTACTCGCACCCGGAGGTCGCCTCGGTCGGCGTGACCGAGGAGGCGGCCCGCGCCGAGCACGGCGATGCCGTCGTCGCATACGAGTACAACCTCGCCGGCAACGGGCGCAGCGAGATCATTGGCACCTCCGGCATCGCGAAAGTCGTCCGCGTCGCGGACGGGCCGGTGCTCGGGGTCCATCTGGTGGGCGATCGGGTCGGCGAGCTCATCACCGAAGGGCAGCTGGCCGTCGCCTGGGAAGCGCACCCGGAGGACATCGCCCCGCTGCTGCACGCCCACCCAACGCAGAGCGAGGCGCTCGGCGAGGCATTCCTGGCGCTGGCGGGCAAGCCGCTGCACGCACTGTGA
- a CDS encoding proteasome assembly chaperone family protein yields MPLSGPLYERVASAPPVPAGLPMVVVLTGFTDAGGAVSQMIELFREDLSPSPVVSFSADVLLDYRARRPVITFDADHLTDYRPPRLELSLVHDAIGQPFVLLAGFEPDFAWDAFTETVVGLAEGLEVATVTWVHAIPMPVPHTRPIGTTVSGTRSELTQAHSVWQPHTQVPATVGHLLEHRFAQSGAAVSGFVLLVPHYLADTDYPAAALAGLDSLSVATGLVFDADGVREENREYLAKVDDQVEGNAELTAMLRTLEERYDSYMAGSNLGQPIIHTGDLPSADELAAELERFLADRRPDDDRRSDDKRGDDKWGRR; encoded by the coding sequence ATGCCCTTGAGCGGTCCCCTGTACGAACGTGTCGCGTCGGCACCGCCGGTTCCGGCCGGTCTGCCGATGGTGGTCGTGCTTACCGGTTTCACGGATGCCGGCGGTGCCGTGTCGCAGATGATCGAACTGTTCCGGGAGGACCTGTCGCCTTCGCCGGTGGTGTCCTTCTCGGCGGACGTGCTCCTCGATTACCGTGCCCGCCGGCCCGTCATCACCTTCGACGCCGACCATCTCACCGACTACCGTCCGCCGCGGCTGGAGCTCTCCCTCGTGCACGATGCGATCGGCCAGCCCTTCGTGCTGCTGGCCGGCTTCGAGCCGGACTTCGCGTGGGATGCCTTCACCGAGACCGTCGTCGGCCTCGCGGAGGGGCTTGAGGTCGCCACCGTGACATGGGTGCACGCCATTCCCATGCCGGTCCCGCACACCCGCCCCATCGGCACGACCGTCAGCGGCACGCGCAGCGAACTGACGCAGGCGCACTCGGTGTGGCAGCCGCACACGCAGGTCCCCGCGACGGTCGGTCATCTGCTCGAGCACCGATTCGCGCAGAGTGGAGCGGCCGTCTCGGGGTTCGTGCTCCTGGTGCCGCACTACCTCGCCGACACGGACTATCCGGCGGCCGCCCTGGCGGGCCTGGACAGCCTGTCCGTCGCCACCGGTCTCGTCTTCGATGCCGACGGCGTGCGCGAGGAGAATCGGGAGTATCTGGCCAAGGTCGACGACCAGGTCGAGGGCAACGCCGAGCTGACCGCGATGCTGCGCACGCTCGAGGAACGGTACGACTCCTATATGGCCGGCTCCAATCTGGGGCAGCCGATCATCCACACCGGCGACCTGCCGAGCGCCGACGAGCTCGCGGCCGAGCTCGAGCGCTTCCTCGCCGATCGTCGTCCCGACGACGACCGCCGCAGCGACGACAAGCGCGGGGACGACAAGTGGGGCCGCCGCTGA
- a CDS encoding leucyl aminopeptidase has product MAFPELSHSPVPLRGAEADALILALPPLADAGDILADWPGLQAALEAVGFTGAAGATVRAYAPDATGTPLVVVGTGSDPDAATLRDAVGAAVRTTTGFDVVAIGAPAVAGTAGAARALAEGAVIGGYRFDGYKTAPGPARASRVVLHAEDAADELDRARTIGAATALVKDLVNTPAEWLGPQDVADAATAAVAELPITVTVLDERELAEGGYGGILGVGQGSDRPPRLVRLDYAPDGAQRHVALVGKGITFDTGGLSLKPAASMVGMKYDMCGAATVLAVVRAAAERALPVRVTGWMCLADNMPSGRAIRPGDVLRMLDGTSVEVLNTDAEGRLVLADGLVAASRTQPDVIIDVATLTGAISVALGSRHTGVMGDEEAVAEYLAAADEAGELAWPLPLPAHMAEELESPIADLQNAKIGDPTGGALFAGLFLQRFVGRVSDDADAPRIPWVHLDIAGSGTAKAAAGANDKGPTAAAVRSLLAFVEGDAR; this is encoded by the coding sequence ATGGCGTTCCCCGAGCTGTCGCACTCCCCTGTTCCCCTGCGCGGGGCCGAAGCCGATGCGCTGATCCTCGCGCTCCCGCCGCTCGCCGACGCCGGAGACATCCTCGCGGACTGGCCGGGACTGCAGGCCGCTCTGGAGGCGGTCGGGTTCACGGGTGCCGCCGGCGCGACCGTGCGCGCGTACGCCCCGGACGCGACCGGCACGCCGCTTGTCGTCGTGGGGACGGGCAGTGACCCGGATGCCGCGACGCTCCGCGACGCCGTGGGCGCCGCCGTGCGGACCACCACTGGGTTCGACGTCGTCGCCATCGGCGCCCCGGCCGTCGCCGGCACCGCCGGTGCCGCGCGCGCCCTCGCCGAGGGGGCCGTCATCGGCGGCTACCGCTTCGACGGCTACAAGACCGCGCCGGGACCGGCGCGCGCCTCCCGCGTCGTTCTGCACGCCGAGGACGCGGCCGACGAACTGGATCGTGCCCGCACGATCGGGGCGGCCACGGCGCTCGTCAAGGACCTCGTCAACACCCCCGCCGAATGGCTGGGACCCCAGGACGTCGCCGACGCGGCCACCGCGGCGGTCGCCGAACTGCCCATCACCGTGACGGTGCTCGACGAGCGCGAGCTCGCCGAGGGCGGATACGGCGGCATCCTCGGCGTGGGACAGGGATCCGACCGGCCGCCGCGTCTCGTCCGCCTCGACTACGCCCCCGACGGCGCCCAGCGTCACGTCGCGCTGGTCGGCAAGGGCATCACGTTCGACACCGGCGGCCTCTCGCTCAAGCCCGCGGCCAGCATGGTCGGTATGAAGTACGACATGTGCGGCGCGGCGACCGTGCTCGCCGTCGTCCGCGCCGCCGCCGAGCGCGCGCTGCCCGTCCGGGTGACGGGCTGGATGTGCCTCGCGGACAACATGCCCTCCGGTCGCGCGATCCGCCCCGGCGACGTGCTGCGGATGCTGGACGGCACGAGCGTCGAGGTGCTCAACACCGACGCGGAGGGCCGGCTGGTGCTCGCCGACGGACTGGTCGCCGCGAGCCGCACCCAGCCCGACGTCATCATCGACGTCGCCACGCTCACCGGTGCGATCTCGGTCGCGCTCGGTTCGCGGCACACCGGCGTCATGGGCGACGAGGAGGCCGTCGCCGAGTACCTCGCCGCCGCGGATGAGGCCGGCGAGCTCGCCTGGCCGCTGCCCCTGCCCGCACACATGGCGGAGGAGCTGGAGTCGCCCATCGCCGACCTGCAGAACGCGAAGATCGGCGACCCCACCGGCGGCGCGCTGTTCGCGGGCCTGTTCCTGCAGCGGTTCGTCGGTCGCGTCTCCGACGACGCCGACGCTCCCCGCATCCCCTGGGTGCATCTCGACATCGCCGGGAGCGGGACCGCGAAGGCGGCCGCCGGTGCGAACGACAAGGGACCCACCGCGGCGGCCGTCCGGTCGCTGCTCGCTTTCGTCGAAGGAGACGCGCGATGA
- a CDS encoding coenzyme F420-0:L-glutamate ligase → MSADVPNDGKALTVTVDGATFARIPIRTRVVLPGDQLDPFITEYAGPVVRDGDILFVTEKIVAITQGRSYTLDEIQPRALARFLSKYVTRTSYGIGLGMPETMEMALRECGTPRILFAAAVSAVTKLFGRRGDFYRIAGDKARAIDGPTSGTIPPYNKAVVLGPERPTEVAAHLKTLLGVDAEVAVVDINDIGGNILGSTLDKPGEQRLVRILSDNPLGQGHQSTPLGVIRAA, encoded by the coding sequence ATGAGCGCGGACGTCCCGAACGACGGCAAGGCCCTCACGGTCACCGTCGACGGGGCGACGTTCGCGCGGATCCCCATCCGCACGCGCGTCGTCCTGCCCGGTGACCAGCTCGATCCGTTCATCACGGAGTACGCCGGACCGGTCGTCCGCGACGGCGACATCCTGTTCGTGACGGAGAAGATCGTCGCGATCACCCAGGGACGCTCCTACACGCTCGACGAGATCCAGCCGCGCGCGCTCGCGCGCTTCCTCTCGAAGTACGTCACGCGTACGTCCTACGGCATCGGCCTCGGCATGCCCGAGACCATGGAGATGGCGCTGCGCGAGTGCGGGACGCCCCGCATCCTGTTCGCCGCGGCCGTCAGCGCCGTGACGAAGCTGTTCGGACGCCGCGGCGACTTCTACCGGATCGCGGGCGACAAGGCCCGCGCCATCGACGGGCCGACGAGCGGCACGATCCCTCCCTACAACAAGGCGGTCGTGCTGGGGCCGGAGCGTCCGACCGAGGTCGCCGCCCACCTGAAGACACTCCTGGGCGTCGACGCCGAGGTCGCGGTCGTCGACATCAACGACATCGGCGGCAACATCCTCGGGTCGACCCTCGACAAGCCGGGGGAGCAGCGTCTGGTCCGCATCCTGAGCGACAACCCGCTCGGGCAGGGACACCAGTCCACGCCGCTCGGCGTCATCCGCGCGGCGTAG
- a CDS encoding sugar-transfer associated ATP-grasp domain-containing protein produces the protein MSSRGLAVTDRLRFLWQRARGFDVASVTERARKTARIHGKSYPLVLTDMLWSAARHRVGFNDYLEFDFAILSRAERATWVTSPLALELSKKYDDPAFVHHFHHKTEFNRLFDRFLGREWLDLETADAGELRAFAERHPVLIGKEPVSKSGFGVSRYYAAEVTDWEAFHAELVRKGQVLVEEAIVQHPVLEAIAPGTANTTRVTTFVTDDGTVEIINMAQKFGRGQVSDQGSFGGFYTALHEDGRAMGMGYDIHGEVYEAHPDTGARIADFQLPDMDAVRALITEVALVVPQVRYVGWDIVATASGPVLVEGNWGAGVFENKPSATGIRHGHLPRYRAAMGF, from the coding sequence ATGTCTTCGCGCGGCCTCGCTGTCACCGATCGCCTCCGCTTCCTCTGGCAGCGAGCCCGCGGCTTCGACGTCGCCTCCGTCACCGAGCGCGCACGCAAGACGGCGCGGATTCACGGTAAGAGCTACCCGCTCGTCCTCACCGACATGCTGTGGTCGGCGGCGCGCCACCGCGTCGGATTCAACGACTACCTCGAGTTCGACTTCGCGATCCTCAGCCGCGCCGAGCGCGCCACCTGGGTCACCAGTCCCCTCGCGCTGGAACTGTCCAAGAAGTACGACGATCCGGCATTCGTGCATCACTTCCACCACAAGACCGAGTTCAACCGGCTCTTCGACCGTTTCCTCGGCCGCGAGTGGCTCGATCTCGAGACGGCGGATGCCGGTGAGTTGCGTGCCTTCGCCGAGCGGCATCCGGTGCTCATCGGCAAGGAGCCGGTCAGCAAATCGGGCTTCGGCGTCAGTCGCTACTACGCCGCCGAGGTGACCGACTGGGAGGCATTCCACGCCGAGCTCGTCCGCAAGGGACAGGTGCTCGTCGAGGAGGCGATCGTCCAGCATCCGGTCCTCGAGGCGATCGCGCCGGGCACGGCGAACACGACCCGCGTCACCACCTTCGTGACCGACGACGGCACGGTCGAGATCATCAACATGGCGCAGAAGTTCGGTCGCGGCCAGGTGAGTGACCAAGGCTCCTTCGGCGGCTTCTACACGGCGCTGCACGAGGACGGTCGCGCGATGGGGATGGGCTACGACATCCACGGCGAGGTGTACGAGGCGCACCCCGACACGGGCGCGCGCATCGCTGATTTCCAGTTGCCTGATATGGACGCGGTGCGCGCGCTCATCACGGAGGTCGCGCTCGTCGTGCCGCAGGTGCGCTACGTCGGCTGGGACATCGTCGCCACGGCATCCGGCCCCGTGCTCGTCGAGGGCAACTGGGGCGCCGGCGTGTTCGAGAACAAGCCCAGCGCCACCGGCATCCGGCACGGGCACCTGCCGCGCTACCGCGCGGCGATGGGGTTCTGA